The Oncorhynchus masou masou isolate Uvic2021 chromosome 4, UVic_Omas_1.1, whole genome shotgun sequence DNA segment TCGATCCCCTATCAAAGGACAGAGCTCAGCCAGGTGAAGTCTTTAAGGGCTTAATTCATTTCCCCCTCATTGTTTTGGCCCTGCTTTCAATAAGGATATTATAGGGGCCTTCTCATAGGAATCGACGACTGTAACTCGACTTGATTAACTTTTTGTTAATTGCTTAGTGATACGCCTTCTAGTCCTGCTATTGGAGTAGGTTCCTCCTCCAAACCTCGATTTAACAGTCTCATGCTCATTGTTCAACCCATTCTTTGTTCTGGCTGAGTTGAGGTTGTTCGATAATGACACACTATGGGGACATCGTGGACTAAATCGCCTACATGTCTGACATTGCCCTCCTGTTTGTGTAGGttcatgtgtttgtttgtattTGCGTAGGGCTGTGTGTGGTCGATAATATCAATACCCATTTAACGCCATATACTCTTTTGTAGTTGGGAGTTTGTTTGGTGATgatacagtatggggatgtgTGTAACCTTTgccctctccctgtctatctccctAGGCTGTGACCCAGCAGGAGCGCTGCGATGGCCAGCTGCCACAGTAGCCATGCAGACACCGCCGAAGctcctcctccctcagcctcacGGCCGCCAGCCATGCCCAAGCTCCACGTCCAGGGCTCGCTGTCCCGGAAGTCAATCACCATCCACTTCTCGCCCCTGGgcgagcaggaggaggagaaggaggaggagctcTATGGGGCAGttgtgtcctctcctcttccccctgctGGACCCATAAAGGACCCCCCAGGCATTGTGACGGCCCTGGAGGCCAGCGAGGATCTGATCCTTGATGGAGCCGGGTTGGACTCTGAGGCTCAGGCTGCAGTTCTGCCTATGTTGTCCTCAACTGGTCCTCAAAGCTCCATCACCTCCACGTTACCCTCTGAACTGAAaagctcctctccttcccctgccACCACCTCCAAATCCACTTCCTCCAAGTCTAGCGACAAACCTTTCTTCAGCCTGGTCAAGTCTCTATCCTCTGACATCATTGAGCCTTCTGAAAATGTCTCCATCTCCCCCGCTGCCTCCACTTCTGTGCGCCACTGCCACCCGATGAAAACCCTGGTCAAGTCACTCTCCTCTGACACCTCCCAGGAatcccccccttcctcctcctcctcgccctACCGCCTCTCGGACTCCCGCCTCAACCTGCACCTCTTCAAGCAGTTCACGCAGTCCCGTGCCCCAGTAGGTGTCGTTGCCGGGGCTGACTCAAAGACCGCCCCCTCCTCGACGCTCACCTCCCCAGACAGCCGCAACTTCTTTAAGGCGTCCGTGGAGGCGAGCATCGAGGACACTAAGCGCCGTTTCTCCGAGGCCATCTACGAGCCTCTCCAGCTGTTCAATAAGATCATGGAGGACAAGAGTGGAGGCATTGGCAGCAGTGCCTTTCGGTCCAAAGCGCTCTCGACCAGTGCTTCGGAGCTCACCTGCCTGGCCTCCCTCAACAACGGCCAACCGgagagcaacaacaacaacaactacagcATCAAGGAGGAGGAAACCGGAGATGACTGGGAGTCTGAGGGAACTGGAAACGGAGCCAGCTCTCCAAATCCCACCTCTGACACCAGAAGTCCTAAAATGTCTTCCGCCTCTCTCAGCCTGGACAATTGCTCCATGTCAGCCCTGGCCAAGCTGGAGGACGAGGACTTCTGCATCCTGTCTAGTGAGGACTTTGAGGATATCGAGGGCGATTATGGAGACACAACCGACAATACATGTAGCCAAGTCAGACTGCCGCCTAGTGGCAGTCCAGAACTATGCAGTGATGACAAGTCAGAGGGAGAAGGTCCGCCACCCAGCATTCCacactacaccctgatcatcatcACAGCGCTGGTCTACGGGTACTTCGTGTTGCCCCTGCCCACCTACGTTGGGGGTATGCTGCTGGGAGTGGGACTAGGGTTCATGCTAGCTATCGCTGTGGTGTGGTTGGCCGGACCCAAGCCTTCTGGCAATCGCACCAGACATCCCAGACATcaggggaggctgaggaacaTGGCCCAGCTGGGCATCAAAGAGCCAAGCATCTTCAAGGTGAGCAACTCTATGATCTTCTAACCTATTGGTTCTCTAACCTCTCTTCAGGGACCCCCAGATGTTTCACAATTTAGTTGTGCCCTAGAACTACCACTCCTGATTCACTAAACAAGGGCCTAATGATTAGTTGAGAAGTGGAATCAGTTGTGCTAGCTCTGGAATAGAGCAAATTCATTGGACAGGCTGGGGATCaccgaggagaggtttgaaatCACTAAAACCAATTAACTGAAGATTTGCAGAAATCTATGGTCACACCAATAGGCAGTGGTGCTGAACACAGACCCAAAACTGAAAGATTCGTAAGACCATGTTATTATTACTTAGCTAATGGACAGAATTCTGTTCGTTAACAATGAGAGACCTGCTGTGGTAAGGTATGACGTTGAACTTTCCCAATACTTGTGTTATCAGAGCAAAGTTGCTTAAGACCGACCATTAGAGATCTAGGTTGACCTGTAATTCACTAGCCCTGATCCCGTTGGTGTATATTGTACATATTTTTTAAGAAGAAGCCGGGTGACCATCTTGTAGCCTGGTCTTAATTGCGACTAATTATTATTTTAGCTCCTGCTGTGCAATACTCTTTTCATAAAAGCACCTTAAAAAATGTCCAATGTTCTCAGATTCTTCAGAAGTCCCAGCTGGAGGATTTCCtccctgcttattccctcctaaTTCCAGGAATCCTCCAGCTGGTGACTTCTTCAAAACCTGTGAACTTTGGGAATTGTGCAAACCTTGTAGAGAATGAATTGTAAGGGCACCACGAAGTAGGTCTAGATCCAGGTCTCTTTTATTACTGACTGATCACCTACATGTAACTGCCAAACTAATGGAGACGCCAccaaagtgtcttaatagggtgttgggccagcATGAGcctccagaacagcttcaatgcaccttggcattgATTCTACACGAGtgtggaactctattggagggatgcaacagaaattccataatttggtgttttattGGTGGTGGTGGAAAATGCCATCTCGGGCGGCACTCCAGAATCTCccgtaagtgttcaattgggttgagatctgctGACTGAGACACACGCAGACGCACACAGACACCCTATGCTCCTTTGAaccccctctttcaaagtcactgagatctcttatAGATATTGTAGCCTAAATAATGTGCAAAAGGGAATTTTTATATGTGACACGAcggcagggtaggctagtggttagagcgttggactagtaaccgaaaggttgcaagttcgaatccccgagctgacaaggtacaaatctgtcgttctgctcctgaacaggcagttaacccactgttcctaggccgtcattgaaaataagaatttgttctta contains these protein-coding regions:
- the LOC135522525 gene encoding testis-expressed protein 2-like isoform X2 → MASCHSSHADTAEAPPPSASRPPAMPKLHVQGSLSRKSITIHFSPLGEQEEEKEEELYGAVVSSPLPPAGPIKDPPGIVTALEASEDLILDGAGLDSEAQAAVLPMLSSTGPQSSITSTLPSELKSSSPSPATTSKSTSSKSSDKPFFSLVKSLSSDIIEPSENVSISPAASTSVRHCHPMKTLVKSLSSDTSQESPPSSSSSPYRLSDSRLNLHLFKQFTQSRAPVGVVAGADSKTAPSSTLTSPDSRNFFKASVEASIEDTKRRFSEAIYEPLQLFNKIMEDKSGGIGSSAFRSKALSTSASELTCLASLNNGQPESNNNNNYSIKEEETGDDWESEGTGNGASSPNPTSDTRSPKMSSASLSLDNCSMSALAKLEDEDFCILSSEDFEDIEGDYGDTTDNTCSQVRLPPSGSPELCSDDKSEGEGPPPSIPHYTLIIITALVYGYFVLPLPTYVGGMLLGVGLGFMLAIAVVWLAGPKPSGNRTRHPRHQGRLRNMAQLGIKEPSIFKGWMNEIVNYDPETYHATLTHSVYVRLEGSILRLSTPNRNIARRATHNETKPDVTYISQKIYDLTDSKIYLVPQSLARKRVWNKKYPIRIELAKQDDFMSKAEGDHSETTHERTTATGEATVGTEEAKRSGGPELTLYLFGRTGREKEEWHRRILLASKPPKTGMKRVTGLQGSKTALCSHSRSSSRSSLDEVLASQPRTRDSTAGITAKTKSLLDYSVYMATLVPPETGTATSTATPIAATSPVVQSPQSSPGSGKKLQSSSSFDPVVLLGEEEPVAWVNSVIGRVAWDFLGEPYWADVVSKKIQMKLSKIRLPYFMNELTLTELDMGVATPRILGASKPSVDHQGLSLSPCCSSVSHSHHCFVISIAPRSDVT